From Amycolatopsis sp. YIM 10, the proteins below share one genomic window:
- a CDS encoding cellulase family glycosylhydrolase has product MKKKLALISVLLAAMAAFAVPVSAAPAPAPGFQVQNGRLYEANGAEFVMRGVNHAHTWYRGETGSFADIKALGANTVRVVLSSGHQWTKNDAADVSNVVSLCKQNRLICVLEVHDTTGYGEQSAAVSLDAAANYWLEVKNSLIGQEQYVIVNIGNEPWGNTGYAGWTDATKSAIQKLRAGGLTHTLMVDAPNWGQDWSFTMRDNAASVFAADSRKNTMFSVHMYGVFDTAAEITDYLGRFTSAGLPIMVGEFGHDHSDGNPDEDTIFATTQAQRLGYLGWSWSGNGGGVEYLDMVTGFNPTALTPWGQRIFNGANGIKQTSKEATVFGGDNVDTQAPTTPGTPAAAGITATSVNLSWAASTDNTGVTGYDVVRINGTTEASAVSASTNAATVTGLSPATAYTFAVYARDAAGNRSARSGTVAVTTGPAAAGACSAGYQVTGQWSGGYQAEVTLTNTGTSALDGWQLGWTFTGGQTITNMWHGVPVQTGASVVVTNAAYNKVLAAGGSVKIGFTGSWTGSNPAPAAFALNGATCSAA; this is encoded by the coding sequence ATGAAGAAGAAGCTGGCTTTGATCAGTGTGTTGCTGGCGGCGATGGCCGCGTTCGCGGTGCCGGTCAGTGCGGCACCGGCACCGGCGCCCGGGTTCCAGGTGCAGAACGGGCGGTTGTACGAAGCCAACGGTGCCGAGTTCGTGATGCGCGGGGTCAACCACGCGCACACCTGGTACCGCGGTGAGACCGGCTCGTTCGCTGACATCAAGGCGCTCGGCGCCAACACCGTGCGGGTGGTGCTGTCCTCCGGCCACCAGTGGACCAAGAACGACGCCGCCGATGTGTCCAATGTGGTCTCCCTGTGCAAGCAGAACCGGCTCATCTGCGTGCTCGAAGTCCACGACACCACCGGCTACGGCGAGCAGAGCGCGGCGGTCTCGCTCGACGCCGCGGCGAACTACTGGCTGGAGGTGAAGAACTCGCTCATCGGCCAGGAGCAGTACGTCATCGTCAACATCGGCAACGAACCGTGGGGCAACACCGGCTACGCGGGCTGGACCGACGCGACGAAGTCCGCCATCCAGAAGCTGCGCGCGGGCGGGCTGACGCACACGCTCATGGTCGACGCGCCGAACTGGGGCCAGGACTGGTCGTTCACCATGCGCGACAACGCGGCCTCGGTGTTCGCCGCGGACTCGCGGAAGAACACGATGTTCTCGGTGCACATGTACGGCGTGTTCGACACCGCCGCGGAGATCACCGACTACCTCGGCCGGTTCACCTCGGCCGGGCTGCCGATCATGGTCGGCGAGTTCGGGCACGACCACTCCGACGGAAATCCCGACGAGGACACCATCTTCGCCACCACGCAGGCGCAGCGGCTCGGTTACCTCGGCTGGTCGTGGAGCGGCAACGGCGGCGGCGTGGAGTACCTCGACATGGTCACCGGCTTCAACCCCACCGCGCTGACCCCGTGGGGACAGCGGATCTTCAACGGGGCCAACGGCATCAAGCAGACGTCGAAGGAGGCCACCGTCTTCGGTGGTGACAACGTTGACACCCAGGCACCGACCACGCCGGGCACGCCGGCCGCGGCCGGGATCACCGCCACCAGCGTGAACCTGAGCTGGGCGGCGTCCACCGACAACACCGGCGTGACCGGGTACGACGTGGTGCGGATCAACGGCACCACCGAGGCGTCGGCGGTTTCGGCGAGCACGAACGCGGCGACCGTCACCGGGCTCTCCCCCGCCACGGCGTACACCTTCGCCGTGTACGCCCGCGACGCGGCGGGCAACCGCTCGGCGCGGTCGGGCACGGTCGCGGTGACCACCGGCCCGGCGGCCGCGGGCGCCTGCTCGGCCGGCTACCAGGTCACCGGGCAGTGGTCCGGCGGCTACCAGGCGGAGGTCACCCTGACCAACACCGGCACCAGCGCGCTCGACGGCTGGCAGCTCGGCTGGACCTTCACCGGCGGGCAGACCATCACGAACATGTGGCACGGGGTTCCGGTGCAGACCGGCGCCTCGGTGGTGGTCACCAACGCGGCCTACAACAAGGTCCTCGCGGCGGGCGGCTCGGTGAAGATCGGGTTCACCGGCTCGTGGACGGGCAGCAACCCGGCCCCGGCCGCGTTCGCCCTGAACGGCGCCACCTGCTCGGCGGCGTGA
- a CDS encoding helix-turn-helix transcriptional regulator yields MFTPHPEREQIRLDQVLATLGNPIRLQIVRVLADGSERSCGKIIDGLSKSTLTRHWRVLRDSGVIWQRPYGRENLLSLRREDLDARFPGLLDAVLNAET; encoded by the coding sequence GTGTTCACCCCGCATCCCGAGCGCGAGCAGATCCGGCTGGACCAGGTGCTGGCCACCCTGGGCAATCCCATCCGGCTGCAGATCGTGCGGGTGCTCGCGGACGGCTCGGAGCGCAGCTGCGGCAAGATCATCGACGGCCTGTCGAAGTCCACGCTGACCCGGCACTGGCGGGTGCTGCGTGACAGCGGGGTGATCTGGCAGCGGCCCTACGGCCGGGAGAACCTGCTCTCGCTGCGGCGCGAGGACCTCGACGCCCGCTTCCCCGGTCTGCTCGACGCAGTGCTCAACGCCGAGACCTGA
- a CDS encoding lytic polysaccharide monooxygenase: MTKKRAGTALAAVTALVAGLLTMVLGAPAASAHGALMKAGSRTFLCWQDGLTPQGNIVPINPACSAAVNQSGANSLYNWFSVLRSDGAGRTRGFIPDGQLCSGGNPSFAGFNVTGNWPLTHLTSGANFNFSYNAWAAHPGWFYLYVTKDGWNPNAPLRWDDLEDQPFLTVDHPQVTGPVGNVEGQYKWSGALPSGKSGRHLIYSVWKRSDSAETFYGCSDVTFDGGNGEVTGVKDSTGTQPGTGSCLAEYAVTGTWDGGHQAEVTVKNQGTAPLSGWRANWTLPAGQTINSVWNGTQTQTGDQVTVRNVEWNAGVAANGSAKFGLSVNSPGGSPTVPAVTCQSP, translated from the coding sequence GTGACAAAGAAAAGGGCGGGTACCGCACTCGCCGCCGTCACCGCTCTGGTGGCGGGTTTGCTCACCATGGTGCTGGGCGCGCCGGCGGCCTCGGCACACGGCGCACTGATGAAAGCGGGCAGCCGGACCTTCCTCTGCTGGCAGGACGGGCTCACCCCGCAGGGCAATATCGTGCCGATCAATCCCGCCTGTTCGGCGGCGGTGAACCAGAGCGGGGCGAATTCGCTCTACAACTGGTTCTCCGTGCTCCGGTCCGACGGGGCGGGCCGCACCCGCGGCTTCATTCCGGACGGGCAGCTCTGCTCGGGCGGCAACCCCAGCTTCGCCGGGTTCAACGTGACCGGGAACTGGCCGCTGACGCACCTGACCTCCGGGGCGAACTTCAACTTCTCCTACAACGCCTGGGCCGCCCACCCGGGCTGGTTCTACCTCTACGTGACCAAGGACGGCTGGAATCCCAACGCCCCGCTGCGCTGGGACGACCTGGAGGACCAGCCGTTCCTGACCGTGGACCACCCCCAGGTCACCGGTCCGGTCGGCAACGTGGAGGGCCAGTACAAGTGGTCCGGCGCGCTGCCGTCGGGCAAGAGCGGGCGCCACCTGATCTATTCGGTGTGGAAGCGCTCGGACAGCGCGGAAACCTTCTACGGCTGTTCCGACGTCACCTTCGACGGCGGGAACGGCGAGGTGACCGGGGTCAAGGACAGCACGGGTACCCAGCCGGGCACCGGGAGCTGCCTGGCCGAGTACGCGGTCACCGGCACCTGGGACGGCGGGCACCAGGCCGAGGTCACCGTGAAGAACCAGGGCACCGCCCCGCTCTCGGGCTGGCGGGCGAACTGGACGCTGCCGGCCGGGCAGACGATCAACAGCGTGTGGAACGGCACGCAGACCCAAACCGGTGATCAGGTGACGGTGCGCAACGTGGAGTGGAACGCCGGAGTCGCGGCCAACGGATCCGCGAAGTTCGGGCTGTCGGTGAACTCGCCGGGCGGCAGTCCGACGGTACCGGCGGTCACCTGCCAGAGCCCGTAA
- a CDS encoding MFS transporter: MRTISAGERTGWSLALLALAQLIFSLDLNIVFVALPEIGAELGFTGQTQQWVVSAYVVFAGGFLLLGGRAADLLGRRRIFVTALALYAVSSLAGGLATSPALIVVARAVQGIGGALLLPSTLSLINTLFEEGPRRNRALAVWGGAGASGLTVGALLGGVLTEAFGWPAVFLVNVPLAGAAAVAALLVIPRDVASRAGRRFDLPGAVSVTAGATLLVFALVQGPEIGWASPVIVLAAVAAVVLLALFLRLEARGRDPLLPLRLLKNRSLVVAVAVTFLFMGTFGTLPYFLTVLLQTVHGLSALQTGLLFLVPSIAIATGTQLGERMTNRLGVRTTLLAAFAVGVVGTAVLAWGADEGSSVPAALPGLVVSGVAQGVVWTAMWIAAATGVPAGEQGVASGLASTTLNVGNAVGLAVLIAVSHAGAVSLADGGARAILLAAAGMLLGLLVTATLPRRR; the protein is encoded by the coding sequence ATGCGTACTATTAGCGCTGGGGAGCGCACCGGCTGGAGCCTGGCACTGCTGGCACTGGCCCAACTGATCTTTTCCCTCGACCTGAACATCGTTTTCGTGGCGCTGCCGGAGATCGGCGCCGAACTGGGCTTCACCGGGCAGACGCAGCAGTGGGTGGTCAGCGCCTATGTGGTCTTCGCCGGAGGTTTCCTGCTGCTCGGCGGCCGCGCGGCGGACCTGCTGGGCCGCCGCCGGATCTTCGTCACCGCGCTCGCGCTGTACGCGGTGTCCTCGCTGGCCGGCGGGCTCGCCACCAGCCCGGCGCTGATCGTGGTGGCCAGGGCGGTGCAGGGGATCGGCGGCGCGCTGCTGCTGCCGTCCACGCTGTCGCTGATCAACACGCTGTTCGAGGAGGGGCCGCGGCGCAACCGCGCGCTCGCCGTCTGGGGCGGTGCGGGGGCGAGCGGGCTGACCGTCGGCGCGCTGCTCGGCGGTGTGCTCACCGAGGCGTTCGGCTGGCCCGCGGTGTTCCTGGTCAACGTGCCGCTGGCGGGCGCGGCGGCGGTCGCCGCGCTGCTGGTGATCCCGCGTGATGTCGCTTCGCGGGCCGGTCGGCGGTTCGACCTGCCGGGCGCGGTGTCGGTGACCGCGGGAGCCACGCTGCTGGTGTTCGCGCTCGTGCAGGGCCCGGAGATCGGCTGGGCGTCCCCGGTGATCGTGCTGGCCGCGGTCGCCGCGGTGGTGCTGCTGGCGTTGTTCCTCCGGCTGGAGGCACGCGGGCGCGACCCGCTGCTCCCGTTGCGGTTGCTGAAGAATCGCAGCCTGGTGGTGGCGGTCGCGGTGACCTTCCTGTTCATGGGCACCTTCGGCACGTTGCCGTACTTCCTGACCGTGCTGCTGCAGACCGTGCACGGGCTGAGCGCGCTGCAGACCGGGCTGCTGTTCCTGGTGCCGTCGATCGCGATCGCCACCGGCACGCAGCTCGGCGAGCGGATGACGAACCGGCTCGGGGTGCGGACCACGCTGCTGGCCGCGTTCGCCGTCGGCGTGGTGGGGACGGCCGTGCTGGCGTGGGGTGCCGACGAGGGCAGCTCGGTGCCCGCCGCGCTGCCCGGGCTGGTTGTTTCCGGGGTGGCGCAGGGCGTGGTCTGGACGGCGATGTGGATCGCCGCGGCCACCGGCGTTCCGGCGGGGGAGCAGGGCGTGGCCTCGGGGCTGGCGTCGACGACGCTCAACGTCGGCAACGCGGTGGGACTGGCGGTGCTGATCGCCGTCTCACACGCGGGCGCGGTTTCACTGGCCGACGGCGGCGCGCGGGCGATCCTGCTGGCCGCGGCGGGCATGTTGCTGGGCCTGCTGGTCACCGCCACCCTGCCGCGCCGCCGCTGA
- a CDS encoding glycoside hydrolase family 48 protein — MRSRLFARRRRARPLPALAAVALMGAAATVGLTPAATAADVACTVTYKVGSEWGNGFGATVDVRNEGTDAIADWNLTWTFADGQKITELWNGTHTQTGAAVSVRGPAWLRTLAAGATTQVGFNASKGAQNRVPTDFAVNGTACTGANKAPGVQLTKPAANSSYAVPAEIPIEASASDSDGTVQKVEFYAGTQLLGTDTTAPYQHNWTGAAAGEYSVTAKAFDNKGATSMSSPVAVKVLAAPAVVTTPSKVNVKQGGTTTVDVKLAVQPSGPVTVTVARASGSADLTASPATLSFTTANWNVGQPVTISSAANGGTPASASFSVTAPGLTAAPIDVTELDPAASDYQAAFLEQYNKIKDPDSGYFRNFGGLLVPYHSVETLLVEAPDHGHQTTSEAFSYYLWLEAAYGQLQGDWAPFNAAWASMEKYIIPAKADQPTNDKYNPSKPATYAPEHPRMDKYPSQLESSVPVGADPIAAELKAAYGTDDIYGMHWLIDVDNTYGFGRCGDGTTAPAYMNTYQRGSSESVWETIPQPSCDTFAHGGPNGYLDLFTKDASYAKQWKYTNAPDADARAVQVAHLANQWATAQGKGAQIADTVKKASKMGDYLRYAMFDKYFKKIGNCVGPSSCPAGSGKNSEHYLMSWYYAWGGATDTSAGWAWRIGDGAAHQGYQNPLAAHALANDPALKPVSATGAQDWAKSLERQLEFLQWLQSSEGGIAGGATNSWEGNYGTPPAGLPTFYGMYYDYQPVWHDPPSNRWFGFQAWGLERVAALYQQTGDARAKKILDKWVPWALANTTVGTGGQFAIPNDLQWTGNPDTWNPSAPGANSGLHVSVLNHSQDVGVAAAYAKILLNYAAKSGNTEARTVGEGLLDAMLAHTDEIGIAVPETRADYNRFDDEYNSSSGEGVYVPPGWTGEMPNGDQIAAGADFLSIRSFYTDDPQWPKVQDYLDGGPAPTLTYHRFWAQAEIATAFSTHVQLFGSA, encoded by the coding sequence TTGAGATCACGACTATTCGCCCGGCGCAGGCGGGCGCGGCCGCTGCCCGCGCTGGCCGCGGTGGCCCTGATGGGGGCCGCGGCCACGGTGGGGCTGACCCCCGCGGCCACCGCCGCCGACGTGGCCTGCACGGTGACCTACAAGGTGGGCAGTGAGTGGGGCAACGGCTTCGGCGCCACCGTGGACGTGCGCAACGAGGGCACCGACGCGATCGCCGACTGGAACCTCACCTGGACCTTCGCCGACGGCCAGAAGATCACCGAGCTGTGGAACGGCACGCACACCCAGACCGGGGCCGCGGTGAGCGTGCGCGGCCCGGCCTGGCTGCGGACGCTCGCGGCCGGGGCCACCACGCAGGTCGGCTTCAACGCCAGCAAGGGCGCGCAGAACCGGGTGCCGACCGACTTCGCGGTCAACGGCACGGCGTGCACCGGGGCGAACAAGGCGCCGGGCGTGCAGCTGACCAAGCCCGCCGCGAACTCCTCCTACGCGGTACCCGCCGAGATCCCGATCGAGGCGTCCGCCAGCGACAGCGACGGCACCGTGCAGAAGGTGGAGTTCTACGCCGGCACGCAGTTGCTCGGCACCGACACCACCGCGCCCTACCAGCACAACTGGACCGGTGCCGCGGCCGGTGAGTACTCGGTGACCGCGAAGGCCTTCGACAACAAGGGCGCGACCTCGATGTCCAGCCCGGTCGCGGTGAAGGTGCTCGCCGCGCCCGCGGTGGTCACCACGCCGTCGAAGGTCAACGTCAAGCAGGGCGGCACCACCACGGTGGACGTCAAGCTGGCGGTGCAGCCCAGCGGACCGGTCACGGTGACCGTGGCCAGGGCGTCCGGCAGCGCCGACCTGACCGCCAGCCCCGCCACGCTCTCGTTCACCACGGCCAACTGGAACGTCGGCCAGCCGGTGACGATCAGCTCGGCGGCCAACGGCGGCACCCCGGCATCGGCCAGCTTCTCGGTCACCGCGCCGGGACTGACCGCGGCCCCGATCGACGTCACCGAACTGGACCCGGCCGCCTCCGACTACCAGGCGGCGTTCCTGGAGCAGTACAACAAGATCAAGGACCCGGACAGCGGCTACTTCCGCAACTTCGGCGGGCTGCTGGTGCCGTACCACTCGGTGGAGACGCTGCTGGTGGAGGCACCGGACCACGGGCACCAGACCACCTCGGAGGCGTTCAGCTACTACCTGTGGCTGGAAGCCGCCTACGGTCAGCTGCAGGGTGACTGGGCCCCGTTCAACGCGGCCTGGGCGTCGATGGAGAAGTACATCATCCCGGCGAAGGCCGACCAGCCCACCAACGACAAGTACAACCCGAGCAAGCCGGCGACGTACGCGCCGGAACACCCGCGGATGGACAAGTACCCGTCGCAGCTGGAAAGTTCGGTGCCGGTCGGGGCCGACCCGATCGCGGCCGAGCTGAAGGCCGCCTACGGCACCGACGACATCTACGGCATGCACTGGCTGATCGACGTCGACAACACCTACGGCTTCGGCCGCTGCGGGGACGGCACCACGGCCCCGGCGTACATGAACACCTACCAGCGCGGGTCCAGCGAATCGGTGTGGGAGACCATTCCGCAGCCTTCGTGCGACACCTTCGCGCACGGTGGCCCGAACGGGTACCTCGACCTGTTCACCAAGGACGCCAGCTACGCCAAGCAGTGGAAGTACACCAACGCGCCCGACGCCGACGCGCGCGCGGTCCAGGTGGCGCACCTGGCCAACCAGTGGGCCACCGCGCAGGGCAAGGGCGCGCAGATCGCCGACACCGTGAAGAAGGCGTCGAAGATGGGCGACTACCTGCGGTACGCCATGTTCGACAAGTACTTCAAGAAGATCGGCAACTGCGTCGGGCCGAGCAGCTGCCCGGCGGGCAGCGGCAAGAACAGCGAGCACTACCTGATGTCCTGGTACTACGCCTGGGGTGGCGCGACCGACACCTCGGCGGGCTGGGCGTGGCGCATCGGGGACGGGGCGGCCCACCAGGGCTACCAGAACCCGCTCGCCGCGCACGCGCTGGCCAACGACCCGGCGCTCAAGCCGGTTTCGGCCACCGGCGCGCAGGACTGGGCCAAGAGCCTGGAACGGCAGCTGGAGTTCCTGCAGTGGCTGCAGTCGTCCGAAGGCGGCATCGCCGGTGGCGCGACGAACAGCTGGGAGGGCAACTACGGCACCCCGCCGGCCGGGCTGCCGACCTTCTACGGCATGTACTACGACTACCAGCCGGTCTGGCACGACCCGCCGAGCAACCGGTGGTTCGGCTTCCAGGCCTGGGGTCTGGAGCGGGTCGCCGCGCTGTACCAGCAGACCGGGGACGCGCGGGCCAAGAAGATCCTGGACAAGTGGGTGCCGTGGGCACTGGCGAACACCACCGTCGGCACCGGCGGCCAGTTCGCCATCCCGAACGACCTGCAGTGGACCGGCAACCCGGACACCTGGAACCCGTCGGCTCCCGGCGCGAACTCCGGGCTGCACGTCAGCGTGCTCAACCACAGCCAGGACGTCGGCGTGGCCGCCGCGTACGCGAAGATCCTGCTGAACTACGCGGCCAAGTCCGGCAACACCGAGGCCAGGACCGTGGGTGAGGGCCTGCTCGACGCGATGCTGGCGCACACCGACGAAATCGGCATCGCGGTGCCCGAGACGCGGGCGGACTACAACCGCTTCGACGACGAGTACAACTCGAGCAGCGGCGAGGGCGTCTACGTGCCGCCGGGCTGGACCGGGGAGATGCCCAACGGCGACCAGATCGCCGCCGGGGCGGACTTCCTGTCCATCCGGTCGTTCTACACCGACGACCCGCAGTGGCCGAAGGTCCAGGACTATCTGGACGGTGGACCGGCACCCACGCTGACCTACCACCGGTTCTGGGCGCAGGCCGAGATCGCCACGGCGTTCTCGACCCACGTGCAGTTGTTCGGCTCGGCGTGA
- a CDS encoding glycoside hydrolase family 9 protein, with translation MPHRRSPLLFAAAALLTTALAVPASAAAPAGASSGASPEASFNYGEALQKSILFYDAQRSGVLGPGNRVNWRGDSALTDGQDAGLDLTGGFYDAGDHVKFGLPFASSMTMLAWGAVEETAAYQRSGQLGHLKSNLKWGTDWLLKAHPQPNVLYGQVGSGNPDHAWWGPAEVMPMARPSYKIDASCPGSDLAGEAAAALASSSMVFAADDPAYAQTLVQHAKQLYQFADSYRGKYSDCITDAANFYRSWSGYTDELVWAAAWLYRATGDPAYLARAEAEYGNLATEPQSSERSYKWTIAWDDKSYGAYVLLAELTGGERYFTDANRWLDYWTTGHNGQRVRYSPGGQAHLDTWGSLRYAANTAFAALVHSENVTDPARKARYHDFGVRQIDYTLGDNPRKSSYLIGFGQNPPRNPHHRTAHGSWTDNIQQPAQNRHVLHGALVGGPGQPDDSYVDNRSDYVANEVALDYNAAYTGALAKLYDEFGGTPLENFPVPETPDGPELYVQGAATQQSATFTEVKLYVLNTSAWPARALTGGKVRYYFTLDGATTPAQLSVTTHYNQCGTASAPIQHSGNVYYVEIPCPAPIAPAGQSAHRKEIQVRITSTGAWNPANDWSYAGLPSGSGAQPVNTANIVLTDAAGAPVWGEAPAG, from the coding sequence GTGCCCCACCGCCGCTCACCACTGCTGTTCGCGGCCGCCGCCCTGCTGACCACCGCACTCGCCGTCCCGGCCTCGGCCGCGGCTCCGGCCGGGGCCTCGTCTGGGGCCTCCCCCGAGGCGTCCTTCAACTACGGTGAGGCGCTGCAGAAATCGATCCTCTTCTACGACGCCCAGCGCTCCGGCGTCCTCGGCCCCGGCAACCGGGTGAACTGGCGCGGTGATTCCGCGTTGACCGACGGCCAGGACGCCGGCCTCGACCTGACCGGCGGCTTCTACGACGCGGGCGACCACGTGAAGTTCGGCCTGCCCTTCGCCTCCAGCATGACCATGCTGGCCTGGGGCGCGGTCGAGGAAACCGCCGCGTACCAGCGCTCCGGCCAGCTCGGGCACCTGAAGTCGAACCTGAAGTGGGGCACCGACTGGCTACTCAAGGCGCATCCGCAGCCGAACGTCCTCTATGGACAGGTGGGCAGCGGCAATCCCGACCACGCCTGGTGGGGACCGGCCGAGGTGATGCCGATGGCGCGGCCGTCGTACAAGATCGACGCGAGCTGCCCCGGCTCGGACCTCGCCGGTGAGGCCGCGGCGGCACTGGCGTCCTCGTCCATGGTCTTCGCCGCCGACGATCCGGCCTACGCGCAAACCCTGGTACAGCACGCGAAACAGCTCTACCAGTTCGCGGACTCCTATCGCGGGAAGTACAGCGACTGCATCACCGACGCGGCCAACTTCTACCGCTCGTGGAGCGGGTACACCGACGAGCTGGTGTGGGCGGCGGCCTGGCTGTACCGCGCCACCGGCGATCCCGCCTACCTGGCCAGGGCCGAGGCCGAGTACGGCAACCTGGCCACCGAACCGCAGAGCAGCGAGCGGTCCTACAAGTGGACGATCGCCTGGGACGACAAGTCCTACGGCGCCTACGTGCTGCTCGCCGAGCTGACCGGCGGCGAACGCTACTTCACCGACGCCAACCGCTGGCTCGACTACTGGACCACCGGCCACAACGGACAGCGGGTGCGGTACTCCCCCGGCGGCCAGGCCCACCTGGACACCTGGGGGTCGCTGCGCTACGCCGCCAACACCGCCTTCGCCGCGCTGGTGCACAGCGAGAACGTGACCGATCCGGCGCGAAAGGCGCGATACCACGACTTCGGCGTCCGGCAGATCGACTACACCCTCGGTGACAACCCGAGGAAGTCGAGCTACCTGATCGGCTTCGGGCAGAACCCGCCGCGCAACCCGCACCACCGCACCGCGCACGGCAGCTGGACCGACAACATCCAGCAGCCGGCGCAGAACCGGCACGTGCTGCACGGCGCGCTGGTCGGCGGCCCCGGCCAGCCCGACGATTCCTATGTGGACAATCGAAGCGACTACGTGGCCAACGAGGTCGCCCTCGACTACAACGCCGCCTACACCGGCGCGCTGGCCAAGCTGTACGACGAGTTCGGCGGCACCCCGCTGGAGAACTTCCCGGTGCCGGAGACCCCCGACGGTCCCGAGTTGTACGTGCAGGGCGCGGCCACCCAGCAGAGCGCGACCTTCACCGAGGTGAAGCTGTACGTGCTGAACACCTCGGCGTGGCCGGCGCGAGCGCTGACCGGTGGCAAGGTCCGCTACTACTTCACCCTCGACGGCGCCACCACGCCCGCGCAGCTTTCGGTCACCACGCACTACAACCAGTGCGGCACGGCCTCCGCGCCGATCCAGCACAGCGGGAACGTCTACTACGTCGAGATCCCGTGCCCGGCCCCGATCGCCCCGGCCGGGCAGAGCGCGCACCGCAAGGAGATCCAGGTCCGGATCACCAGCACGGGCGCCTGGAACCCGGCCAACGACTGGTCCTACGCGGGACTGCCCTCCGGCAGCGGCGCGCAGCCGGTGAACACCGCGAACATCGTGCTGACCGATGCGGCGGGCGCCCCGGTCTGGGGCGAGGCCCCGGCGGGCTGA